One Triticum dicoccoides isolate Atlit2015 ecotype Zavitan chromosome 3B, WEW_v2.0, whole genome shotgun sequence genomic window, CCACACCGGACCACCCCCGATCCATTACCCACCCCACCAACCGTCCCAGTTCAACCCCACACCGCACCCATTCCCGATCCAGattccctccacctcctctcctctcctctgccgCCGGGATCCCCTCCCGGTTCTTCTCCGGAATAAGGCGACGGAGTGagaagggaaaggggaaggggAAGCAGTGTGTGTCGGCGCGGCGGAGCAATGGTGGACAAGCCGAGCCGGGCGCTGGTGTTGTACGCCGCCGGCCATGCGGCGCTGCTCGCTGGGGGCGGAGGGGGGAAGGTCCAGCTCGACGCGTTCGCCTCCATAGCCTCATGCGGCTTCCTCTCCGTCCGCACCCTCGCGGTCAACGGTGAATTATGCAGCGGACCGCGTTTGGAGATGCCGATATGTGCAAAGAGAGATGGGTAACCGTGGAGTGGATCTCGTAGCGGACCGCCGGCCCCCGGCCCCAGGGCTCGTACATCCAGCCGGCCACCGGCGACCTGCTCGCCGGTGAGTATGTGCAGCAGCCTGAAGAGGCGCCTGTAGGCAGGGGAAGCCGCCGGATCTTGCAGCGCAGCGCAGTTGAGGTATAAATCCGTTCCTCTCTTCTCAATCCGACTAATTCAGTTTCTTCGACTAGAATCATGGGGGTCCATCTTAAGTCTTAACTGCAAACTGTTGGTCGTCCACCACAGATTTGCTCCCGCTCTATATCCTTCACCGTTTATTGTTTCTTCAACTAAATCATGTGTGCCTAATTTGGTCGTATAAGCCACTCTAAATCACCGTCTACAGATCTGCTGCCCAGCTGGTGTGTGTGTCTCAGTACTGAGACTAATTTGGTCGTATAAGCCACTCCTAGGATCTTCTCTAGTGAGTCCGTCCATTTGCTGCCAGATAACTAGCACATGCTCACCACTCTTTATGAAACAACATATCAGATACTTCTTGATTTGCTTGCCAACTAAATGGTGCAAATTACTTCATGTACGTAAGTCAGTGTAGGATGAAAATCACAACTGTTTTGTGTAATTAAAAGAGATGCTAGTGCGGAAGAAATGAAGAGGAACTGAGGATTTTGCCGCGCAGTCAGGTTCTGGCAGCAGTTCTAAGGACACTAGAATAATCGACCGGGCGTTCACTCTGCTGGGATTTGCAGAGAGGAATGTCCAGGATGCGTCCGAATTTGATCTGGTGTTTGTGCATGCCGTAATGGAGAACACAGCCAGCAAGCTTGGGAAATTAGGGATGAAGACGAATCTCAACCGGCTTGACAAATTGGTGGCTTCAGTCATGGAAGCTGCgccggtcggttcagctgtcgctgCCCGTATTCATGTTTCTGTTATCTTGAGCTATGGATCTGCTACTGCAAATAAGGAAGAGGCATGCCTCATCTTGAACTCTTCAACCGAAACTGATTCCGACTTGAAGTCACTCCGTCCACAAATAACTTTATTATGCATATCCTGCAGGAATCATCATCCAATGCTACTGGCACAGTGGCAACAAGGAGTAACACGTTCTGATTTGGCCAAGGAGTTATCTTTTGAGGAATTTATAAAGGTCTGCTTAATGCACTTTTTAGAA contains:
- the LOC119279665 gene encoding uncharacterized protein LOC119279665, with product MVDKPSRALVLYAAGHAALLAGGGGGKVQLDAFASIASCGFLSVRTLAVNGELCSGPRLEMPICAKRDGGTEDFAAQSGSGSSSKDTRIIDRAFTLLGFAERNVQDASEFDLVFVHAVMENTASKLGKLGMKTNLNRLDKLVASVMEAAPVGSAVAARIHVSVILSYGSATANKEEACLILNSSTETDSDLKSLRPQITLLCISCRNHHPMLLAQWQQGVTRSDLAKELSFEEFIKACGGDTDGRREIRGLDGVVAADGFLRPLVVRHEHDIDRGLLELRVRARDVTASQLKAVAAVGQVWLARLLDVFHRSCRPHDQAGQALHID